The genomic interval CGGGACAGTGATATCGACCTATTGGTCTTGAAATCTGCGCCAGGAAACCCCAGGAAAGAGAGCGTGCGTCTGCGCCAGGCCCTGCGCGGCTTGGACTATCCTTTCGACATCATTGTCATGGCTACGGAACGTTTCGAGGAGAGCAAGGGCGTCATCGGGGGTATCGCCTATCCTGCCCACAAGTATGGGAAGGTGATCTATGAGGCCACCTGAGGAAGTGAAACGGGAACTGGTCCGGCAGTGGCTGGCCAAAGCCGATGATGATAAAGAAAGTCCTGGAAGGCTGGTAAAACGTGCACCAGGATCTGGATAACTTCGACAAATTTCATTGAGAAGAATCTGCTAAATTTGTAATACCAGCAGGAGGTGGAGTTTGAGTAATCCTGGGAGTCAACCATGAGAAGAGGAAGCCTGCTCACCATCTTGCGAGAATTTAAAAAGGATTATGCCGAGAAATACGGCATCCTTGAGATCGGGGTATTCGGGTCGATGGCCCGGGATGAGGCCCGGGAAGACAGCGATGTGGACATCTTTATCAAGACCAAAACCCCCAATCCGTTCATCTTGGTGCACATCAAGGAAGATATTGAGAGGCTGACCGGGAAGCATGTCGATATT from Planctomycetota bacterium carries:
- a CDS encoding nucleotidyltransferase domain-containing protein, whose product is MDIDQKLIEEIIERILTETQPERIIIFGSAATGKMTRDSDIDLLVLKSAPGNPRKESVRLRQALRGLDYPFDIIVMATERFEESKGVIGGIAYPAHKYGKVIYEAT
- a CDS encoding nucleotidyltransferase domain-containing protein, which gives rise to MRRGSLLTILREFKKDYAEKYGILEIGVFGSMARDEAREDSDVDIFIKTKTPNPFILVHIKEDIERLTGKHVDIVRLREKMNPFLRERIEQEGHYV